The Pseudomonadota bacterium nucleotide sequence CAGGGGCAGGCCCTGGCGCATGATCAGGCCCTGATAGTCGAACACGATGAAGAGCGCGGACAGCGCCGCCAGCACCGCCAGGATGATGTCGTAGACGGGGATGACATTGCGGTTGGAAACGGTCTCGTCGTGGCCGCAGATGATGCGGTCCGCCATGCCTTTGGGCACCACGGGCACGAAGCGATTGAGGATGGCGATGACACGGCGCGCGCCTTCGATCAGCACAACGATGGCGCCCACGAGCGGAATGAAGGCATAGGCCGAGCCGCCCATCATCTCGAGGTCGCCATCCAAGACTTCCAACCAGTCCAGCGTCCAGATACCGAAGGCGATCAGGATGGCACCGAACAAGAGGTCATAGAGCAGCACGAAGCCGCGGCGTTCCTTCGCGCGTGATGGGATGGCCGAGCCCAGCGCCCGGAACAGACGCGACGGCGCGTTCTGTTTGAACGCAGGATAGGCCAGGAAGGCGAGCGCTAGCGCGAACGCCAGATGGATCGAGCGCGCCTGCCAGGAATCAAACGGATTGTCGGCGATATAGAGTTGGAAGCCAGACCAGGCAAGGCACAGAACGACGATGACGATGCGCCAGAAGAGGCTGTCTGGATGACGCGGACCGCTCTCTACTTCGGTGACGATGTCCTCGGCGACTTGGTGTCCAGACACCGCGCTTTCCGCGGCGTCACCCTTGTTCTCCGCCATCCACGTTCCCCCAACTAACGTCTTCGCGTTGCCGCGTTATTCTTGACGAGAAATGCGTGCGGGGACGGCACAAGTGCCGCCCCCAACACGGATCACCAACAGAGGGCCGGACTTACATCCAGCCTTGTTCCGTATAGTACTTCACCGCACCGGGATGCATGGGCGCGGAAAGCCCCTGCAGCATTTCTTCCGGTGTCAGGTTGGCGAAGGCGGCGTGCGATGCCTTCAGCTCGTCCAGGTTCTCGAAGACGATTCTGACGACTTCATAGACGACGTCTTCACCCAGCATGTCGCTGGCAACGACCGTGGCCTTGACCGCATAGGTCTCGGCCGGTTCGTCCATGCCCTTGTAGGTGCCGGCCGGCAGTGTGGCCATGACGTAATAGGGCTTGTCGGAGATGAACTCGCGAATGGCATCGGAGTTGATCGACACGACCTCGATGTCGACGGAGTTCGCCGGCTCTTCAATCGCCGCGGCGGGATTGCCGACAGTGTAGAAGAACGCGTCGATCTTCTTGTCGATCAGCGCACGCGAGGCTTCGCTCTGCTGCAGGCCCTGCGCGTCGATGTCGTTGTTCATGTCGATACCGTAGATGCGCAGCACATCTTCGGCATTACCGCGCTGACCGGAACCGGGGTTGCCGATGTTGACTGGATGGCCGACCAGGTCGTCGACCGACGAGATGCCGGCGTCGTCACGCGTCACCAGAAGCACGGTCTCGGGGTGCACCGAGAAGACGCTCCTTAGCGCCTCAACCGGCGCGCCATCCCAGTCGGCGGAGCCATTGGCGGCTTGCCAGTTGCGGTCGGACTGCGCGACACCAAAGTCGAGCAGGCCGCGGTTGACGGCATTAATGTTGAAGACCGAACCCAGCGCTGGACGGCCAACGCAGTTGTAATTGCCGTCGCTGTGCTTGTTGACCAGGTTACAGACCTGCAGCGCTACCTGATAATAGACACCGGTTACCGAACCGCCGCCGATCAGAAGATCCTGCTGCGCCTTGGCCGGTGTCGCCAGGGTGCCCACCGCAAGCACGGCAGCTGCACCCAACGTCGTCAGGCATTTGAACCTCATAACACTTCTCCTCCCAGTTTTCTCGGACGACAACGATCCGGCAAACCCGCAGGATCGTTGTCGGGTGGTGATTCGACCAGCCTGTCGCAAGACCCGTCCGTGACAGGCTGTCACACGCTCGACGTTTACCCTGCCAAAACTATGCAGTTCCGATCAGGTGCGGTCAAATTTGATTGCCGTAAGAACAAATGGCATGACACCGGCTCAACAACCGGCATGGCAATGCGCCGCGGTTTGTTTATGCTGCGCTGCAAACAAGGATGACCAGGCGAGCTGGCATCATAGGAGAAGGGGACGACACACATGTTGAAGGCGGAAGCGCCCTATCTACTCTTTTTGGGCGACGCACAGGATCTGCTCTCGATCAAGGGGTGCACCGGGGTCAAGATCTGGCGTCCGGAAAAAGCGGTCGCGCAGTTGCGCCTGGAAGGCTGCAACCAGGACCTGGATATCCCCGACATGACGCCGGCCCAAGCGGTTGAAGCCGGCTGCAAGACCATGGTGATTGGTGTCGCCAATGCCGGCGGTTTCATTCCCGATGGCTGGACCGGCACCATCGTCGAGGCGCTGGAAGCAGGTCTTGATGTCATGGCCGGCATGCACAGCCGTATGTCCGATATCCCGACAATCGCGGAGGCGGCGCGCGCCAACGGGCGCCACCTGTTCGACGTGCGCCAGCCGTCCCAGGACTTCAAGGTCGGCAAGGGCTACAAACGCGAGGGCAAGCGGGTCCTGACAGTCGGCACCGACTGCTCGCTGGGTAAGATGTTCACGTCACTGGCGCTGGAAAAAGAGATGC carries:
- a CDS encoding TAXI family TRAP transporter solute-binding subunit yields the protein MRFKCLTTLGAAAVLAVGTLATPAKAQQDLLIGGGSVTGVYYQVALQVCNLVNKHSDGNYNCVGRPALGSVFNINAVNRGLLDFGVAQSDRNWQAANGSADWDGAPVEALRSVFSVHPETVLLVTRDDAGISSVDDLVGHPVNIGNPGSGQRGNAEDVLRIYGIDMNNDIDAQGLQQSEASRALIDKKIDAFFYTVGNPAAAIEEPANSVDIEVVSINSDAIREFISDKPYYVMATLPAGTYKGMDEPAETYAVKATVVASDMLGEDVVYEVVRIVFENLDELKASHAAFANLTPEEMLQGLSAPMHPGAVKYYTEQGWM